The following proteins are co-located in the Manihot esculenta cultivar AM560-2 chromosome 9, M.esculenta_v8, whole genome shotgun sequence genome:
- the LOC110622360 gene encoding disease resistance protein RGA2, with protein sequence MDEYFYELALSILLKLSDRAFQELLLAWRLETDLAKIKQSLEDIKAAILDAETQRSQSARIALWLLRLKDVLYDIQDVVDEIECEELRSGTVKLYGSFTRKVRRFFSSANPLAFRNRMGHKIKDINTRLERIHKQKSEYSLKENNDNELEIPSVREMNHSYKDATHVVGRNMEKDLVIEALLKEFTDAYVSVIPIVGMGGMGKTTLARFVYNDQRVACFRKKLWVSVSGNFKFEEVMIKILNSASPSERYKEMQPDQLRIALDQALSGGDYLLILDDVWEAKRLEWQKLAELLTRNGMRGRIIVTTRYKNVASIMGNLPTVELNHLAHEDCLSLFFNCAFKGERERQDRSLRDIGEEIVKKCFGVPLAVETLGCMLYSNTNAADWKSIRDSEIWKSDNQTTASLRLSYEDLPYSLKKCFASCSFFPKGYEYDSIELVYFWMAHGFLESQNENEDLENVGFQYFDRLCSKHLLHSCSRYDVSVKCKMHSLFHDLALLVSQNEFLSVTQTHLSNIPNTVRHLCFPRPDSLGEDLPKPFQELNGVRTLSFSNERRVGFGNLKFIRTCLSKFQHLRFLDLSDSEISELPERIGRLKQLRYLSLKSNDYIKRLPNSICKLRSLEALLIGRCKKLQKLPKDLKQMVSLRYLWITTKQTSLPTDAVGSLKCLRVLFITDCENLESWPEDITGLKNLKTLVIRNCQQLDSLPESMKFLPALESVVITDCTRLKLEEGKGVCVTQFRLENLQLVRLPSLVDFPQWLIRNSTSSLQVIKLMHCNNLKEDDFPDWLHDNIPLELQIKGCPLLNLNNHHRQ encoded by the coding sequence ATGGATGAATATTTCTACGAGTTGGCTTTAAGTATTCTGTTGAAGTTAAGCGATCGTGCTTTCCAGGAACTTTTGTTGGCATGGAGACTCGAAACCGATCTTGCCAAAATTAAGCAGAGCTTGGAAGACATCAAAGCTGCGATTTTGGACGCCGAGACACAGCGGTCACAGAGTGCACGGATAGCTTTATGGCTGCTGAGACTCAAAGATGTTCTTTACGATATACAAGATGTGGTGGATGAGATAGAATGTGAAGAACTGCGAAGTGGCACCGTGAAGTTGTATGGGAGCTTCACCAGAAAGGTACGTCGCTTTTTTTCTAGCGCTAATCCACTTGCGTTCCGCAATAGAATGGGCCATAAGATAAAAGATATTAACACGAGGCTAGAACGTATTCACAAACAAAAGTCTGAGTATTCTCTCAAGGAGAACAATGATAATGAGCTTGAGATTCCTAGTGTGAGAGAGATGAATCACTCTTACAAGGATGCTACCCATGTTGTTGGGAGAAACATGGAGAAAGATTTAGTGATTGAAGCATTGCTAAAGGAATTTACTGATGCTTATGTCTCTGTCATTCCTATAGTGGGAATGGGAGGTATGGGGAAGACTACCCTTGCTAGATTCGTGTACAATGATCAAAGAGTAGCTTGTTTTAGGAAGAAACTATGGGTGTCTGTTTCAGGAAACTTTAAATTTGAAGAGGTGATGATTAAAATTCTCAATTCTGCCTCTCCTAGTGAGAGATACAAGGAGATGCAGCCAGACCAGCTGCGAATTGCCTTGGATCAAGCTTTAAGTGGAGGAGATTATTTGCTCATCTTAGATGATGTTTGGGAAGCAAAGCGTCttgaatggcagaaacttgcaGAGCTGTTAACGAGGAATGGCATGAGAGGTAGAATTATAGTCACAACCCGTTATAAAAATGTTGCTTCCATTATGGGCAATCTCCCCACAGTGGAGTTGAATCATCTTGCTCACGAGGATTGTTTGTCTTTGTTCTTTAACTGTGCATTCAAAGGAGAGCGAGAGAGACAAGATCGTTCGCTAAGGGATATTGGGGAAGAAATTGTGAAAAAATGTTTTGGAGTTCCCTTGGCAGTAGAAACTTTGGGATGCATGCTTTACTCTAATACTAATGCAGCTGATTGGAAATCTATAAGAGATAGTGAGATATGGAAAAGCGACAATCAGACGACGGCTTCTTTAAGATTGAGCTATGAAGACTTGCCATATTCCCTGAAGAAATGCTTTGCTTCCTGTTCATTTTTTCCTAAGGGCTACGAATACGACAGTATTGAATTGGTGTATTTTTGGATGGCACATGGATTTCTTGAATCTCAGAATGAGAATGAAGACTTGGAAAATGTTGGGTTCCAATATTTCGACAGGCTATGTTCTAAACATCTTCTCCACAGCTGTTCAAGATACGATGTTAGTGTCAAGTGTAAGATGCATTCTCTATTCCACGATCTAGCCTTATTAGTGTCACAGAATGAATTCTTGTCAGTGACACAAACTCATTTATCAAACATCCCAAACACTGTGCGACATTTATGTTTTCCTCGTCCTGATTCACTTGGTGAAGATCTTCCTAAACCCTTCCAGGAACTAAATGGAGTACGAACCCTTTCCTTTTCAAATGAACGAAGAGTTGGGTTTGGAAATTTAAAGTTTATTAGGACATGTCTGTCGAAATTTCAGCACTTGAGATTCTTGGATTTGAGTGATTCAGAGATTTCAGAACTTCCAGAAAGGATAGGCAGGTTGAAGCAACTGAGATATCTCAGTTTAAAGAGCAATGATTACATTAAAAGACTCCCAAATTCCATATGCAAGCTACGAAGCTTGGAAGCCCTACTGATTGGTAGATGTAAAAAACTACAGAAGTTGCCCAAAGATCTGAAGCAAATGGTTAGCCTCAGGTATCTTTGGATCACCACGAAGCAAACATCTTTACCGACAGATGCAGTAGGGAGTCTTAAGTGTCTTCGTGTTTTGTTCATTACCGATTGTGAAAATCTAGAATCTTGGCCTGAAGACATTACAGGTCTGAAAAACCTTAAAACCTTGGTTATTCGTAATTGTCAACAGTTGGATTCCTTGcctgaaagcatgaaatttctACCAGCATTGGAGAGTGTTGTTATTACCGACTGTACACGATTGAAATTAGAGGAAGGGAAAGGCGTATGCGTGACTCAGTTCAGGCTTGAAAACCTGCAGCTTGTAAGATTGCCAAGCTTAGTAGATTTCCCACAATGGCTGATTCGAAATTCCACCAGCAGTTTACAAGTAATCAAACTTATGCACTGCAACAACCTCAAAGAAGACGATTTTCCAGATTGGCTGCACGACAACATACCACTTGAACTTCAGATCAAAGGTTGCCCATTGCTGAACCTGAATAACCACCACCGacaataa
- the LOC110622556 gene encoding putative disease resistance protein RGA1 isoform X1, translated as MAESFLFSIAESVLGKLGSLALEEFFLAWGLESDLEKIKESLKVIKAVLLDAEQQLSLNPRIEIWLENLKQVLYDAEDVVDEFKCEALRRKVVKSGNTTRKVCRFFSRSNPLAFRFRMGHKLKQIRERVDEIAALKSKFGLTERIFDRPVIHREREMTHSFVDASNVIGRDQARDNIVEMLQHVDGENVSIVPIVGIGGLGKTTLAKLVYNDQRVATLFELKLWVCVSDVFELDKVIIKILKSASPDKQYLDMGIDELQRSLREALNGRKYLLILDDVWSEDPRKWLELKTLLMGGANGSKIVVTTRSNRVAEIMGTVSPQNLSLLPHRDCLSLFFKCAFKEYEVKQNPNLTTIGEEIVRKCKGVPLAVITLGSLLYSVTDERQWEFIRDSEIWELKQKENDILPALRLSYEHLPSYLKRCFAYCSIFPKDYQLDDIELVYLWMANGLVQSSNENQELEDVGFRYFKELCSRCFFQDFSEYYGNVKCKMHDLIHDLALSITQNECSMFLDSTQQIAKSVRHVSFPHPESLPKDVPKSLQNLESMRTICFLNERRERIRSEMFIKTCCSKFQYLRVLDLTRSSFEELPASIGNFKHLKYLSLWMNFNIKRLPNSICKLQSLQTLILYRCWNLRELPKDIRYMINLRFLWITTPQMYFPTGGIGCLNSLRFLFITECSHLEYLFEDMQGLKNLRKLAVLDCESLISLPQSIKCITTLDTLCIDGCENLELRMEEGEETQFSLQRLELRRLPKILDFPEWLIRGSTNSLKVLEVEQCNSLRELPNCLQNMASHPEIRIIDCPKLNNNPLQKAEEAGSSTSLS; from the exons ATGGCCGAATCTTTTCTCTTCAGCATTGCAGAAAGTGTTCTTGGGAAGTTGGGCTCTCTTGCTCTGGAAGAATTCTTCTTGGCATGGGGACTTGAAAGCGATCTTGAGAAGATTAAGGAGAGCTTGAAAGTCATCAAAGCTGTGCTTTTGGATGCAGAGCAGCAGTTGTCGCTGAATCCACGGATAGAGATTTGGCTGGAGAATCTCAAACAAGTCCTATATGATGCAGAAGATGTGGTGGATGAGTTTAAATGTGAAGCTTTGCGAAGGAAAGTGGTCAAGTCTGGGAACACCACTCGAAAGGTATGCCGATTCTTTTCTAGGTCTAATCCACTTGCGTTCCGATTTAGAATGGGACATAAACTCAAGCAGATTAGAGAGAGGGTAGATGAAATCGCAGCTCTTAAGTCCAAGTTTGGTCTTACTGAGCGAATTTTTGATAGGCCTGTCATTCATAGGGAGAGGGAGATGACCCACTCCTTTGTAGATGCTTCTAATGTCATTGGGAGAGATCAAGCTAGAGATAACATTGTTGAAATGTTGCAACATGTTGATGGTGAAAATGTCTCCATTGTTCCAATTGTTGGAATTGGAGGTCTTGGGAAGACCACACTTGCTAAATTGGTGTATAATGATCAAAGGGTAGCTACtctttttgagttgaaattaTGGGTCTGTGTTTCAGATGTCTTTGAATTAGATAAGGTGATTATTAAAATTCTTAAGTCTGCATCTCCTGATAAGCAATATTTGGATATGGGTATAGACGAGCTGCAAAGATCCTTGCGAGAGGCTTTGAATGGAAGGAAATATTTACTCATCCTAGATGATGTGTGGAGTGAGGACCCTAGAAAATGGCTTGAACTGAAAACTTTGTTAATGGGAGGTGCTAATGGAAGTAAAATTGTAGTCACCACTCGTAGCAATCGTGTTGCTGAAATCATGGGCACAGTCTCTCCCCAAAATTTGAGTCTTCTTCCACATCGAGATTGTTTGTCATTGTTCTTTAAATGTGCATTTAAAGAATATGAAGTAAAACAAAATCCAAATTTGACAACAATTGGGGAAGAAATAGTGAGAAAATGCAAAGGAGTTCCGCTAGCAGTCATAACTTTAGGGTCGTTGCTTTACTCTGTAACTGATGAACGTCAGTGGGAATTTATAAGAGATAGTGAGATATGGGAATTAAAGCAGAAGGAAAATGATATTTTGCCTGCTTTAAGATTGAGCTATGAACACTTGCCATCTTACTTAAAAAGATGCTTTGCATATTGTTCAATTTTTCCCAAGGATTATCAATTGGACGATATTGAATTGGTTTATTTGTGGATGGCAAATGGACTTGTTCAATCTTCCAATGAGAATCAAGAGTTAGAAGATGTTGGCTTTCGCTACTttaaagagttgtgttctaggTGTTTCTTCCAAGATTTTTCTGAATATTATGGTAATGTTAAGTGTAAAATGCATgatttaatacatgatctagcATTATCCATTACACAAAATGAATGCTCAATGTTTCTCGACAGCACTCAACAGATTGCCAAGAGTGTTCGACATGTATCTTTTCCCCATCCTGAATCACTTCCGAAAGATGTTCCTAAATCCTTACAAAACTTGGAAAGCATGCGGACCATTTGCTTTTTAAATGAAAGAAGAGAGAGAATAAGAAGTGAAATGTTCATTAAGACATGTTGCTCAAAATTTCAGTACTTGAGAGTCTTGGATTTGACTCGTTCAAGCTTTGAGGAGCTGCCAGCAAGTATAGGCAATTTCAAGCATTTGAAATATCTTAGTTTATGGATGAACTTTAACATCAAAAGACTCCCTAATTCAATATGTAAGTTACAAAGCTTGCAGACTCTAATTCTCTATCGATGTTGGAATCTTCGAGAGTTGCCCAAAGATATAAGGTATATGATTAACCTCAGATTTCTTTGGATAACTACGCCTCAAATGTATTTTCCAACGGGTGGAATAGGTTGCTTGAATTCTCTTCGATTTCTTTTCATCACTGAATGTTCCCATCTGGAATATTTGTTTGAAGACATGCAAGGTCTCAAAAACCTTCGAAAACTGGCCGTCTTGGATTGTGAAAGTTTGATCTCTTTGCCGCAAAGTATAAAATGCATAACAACATTAGATACTCTTTGTATTGATGGTTGTGAAAACCTGGAATTGAGAATGGAGGAAGGAGAAGAAACGCAATTCAGCCTCCAAAGATTAGAGTTAAGACGGTTGCCAAAAATTTTGGACTTTCCAGAATGGCTTATTCGAGGATCTACCAATAGTTTAAAAGTGTTGGAAGTTGAACAATGCAACAGCCTCAGAGAATTGCCAAATTGCCTACAGAACATGGCGTCACATCCAGAGATTCGAATCATAGATTGTCCGAAGCTAAACAATAATCCTTTACAAAAAGCAG AAGAGGCTGGTTCAAGCACATCCCTGAGTTGA
- the LOC110622556 gene encoding putative disease resistance protein RGA1 isoform X2, whose translation MAESFLFSIAESVLGKLGSLALEEFFLAWGLESDLEKIKESLKVIKAVLLDAEQQLSLNPRIEIWLENLKQVLYDAEDVVDEFKCEALRRKVVKSGNTTRKVCRFFSRSNPLAFRFRMGHKLKQIRERVDEIAALKSKFGLTERIFDRPVIHREREMTHSFVDASNVIGRDQARDNIVEMLQHVDGENVSIVPIVGIGGLGKTTLAKLVYNDQRVATLFELKLWVCVSDVFELDKVIIKILKSASPDKQYLDMGIDELQRSLREALNGRKYLLILDDVWSEDPRKWLELKTLLMGGANGSKIVVTTRSNRVAEIMGTVSPQNLSLLPHRDCLSLFFKCAFKEYEVKQNPNLTTIGEEIVRKCKGVPLAVITLGSLLYSVTDERQWEFIRDSEIWELKQKENDILPALRLSYEHLPSYLKRCFAYCSIFPKDYQLDDIELVYLWMANGLVQSSNENQELEDVGFRYFKELCSRCFFQDFSEYYGNVKCKMHDLIHDLALSITQNECSMFLDSTQQIAKSVRHVSFPHPESLPKDVPKSLQNLESMRTICFLNERRERIRSEMFIKTCCSKFQYLRVLDLTRSSFEELPASIGNFKHLKYLSLWMNFNIKRLPNSICKLQSLQTLILYRCWNLRELPKDIRYMINLRFLWITTPQMYFPTGGIGCLNSLRFLFITECSHLEYLFEDMQGLKNLRKLAVLDCESLISLPQSIKCITTLDTLCIDGCENLELRMEEGEETQFSLQRLELRRLPKILDFPEWLIRGSTNSLKVLEVEQCNSLRELPNCLQNMASHPEIRIIDCPKLNNNPLQKAEAGSSTSLS comes from the exons ATGGCCGAATCTTTTCTCTTCAGCATTGCAGAAAGTGTTCTTGGGAAGTTGGGCTCTCTTGCTCTGGAAGAATTCTTCTTGGCATGGGGACTTGAAAGCGATCTTGAGAAGATTAAGGAGAGCTTGAAAGTCATCAAAGCTGTGCTTTTGGATGCAGAGCAGCAGTTGTCGCTGAATCCACGGATAGAGATTTGGCTGGAGAATCTCAAACAAGTCCTATATGATGCAGAAGATGTGGTGGATGAGTTTAAATGTGAAGCTTTGCGAAGGAAAGTGGTCAAGTCTGGGAACACCACTCGAAAGGTATGCCGATTCTTTTCTAGGTCTAATCCACTTGCGTTCCGATTTAGAATGGGACATAAACTCAAGCAGATTAGAGAGAGGGTAGATGAAATCGCAGCTCTTAAGTCCAAGTTTGGTCTTACTGAGCGAATTTTTGATAGGCCTGTCATTCATAGGGAGAGGGAGATGACCCACTCCTTTGTAGATGCTTCTAATGTCATTGGGAGAGATCAAGCTAGAGATAACATTGTTGAAATGTTGCAACATGTTGATGGTGAAAATGTCTCCATTGTTCCAATTGTTGGAATTGGAGGTCTTGGGAAGACCACACTTGCTAAATTGGTGTATAATGATCAAAGGGTAGCTACtctttttgagttgaaattaTGGGTCTGTGTTTCAGATGTCTTTGAATTAGATAAGGTGATTATTAAAATTCTTAAGTCTGCATCTCCTGATAAGCAATATTTGGATATGGGTATAGACGAGCTGCAAAGATCCTTGCGAGAGGCTTTGAATGGAAGGAAATATTTACTCATCCTAGATGATGTGTGGAGTGAGGACCCTAGAAAATGGCTTGAACTGAAAACTTTGTTAATGGGAGGTGCTAATGGAAGTAAAATTGTAGTCACCACTCGTAGCAATCGTGTTGCTGAAATCATGGGCACAGTCTCTCCCCAAAATTTGAGTCTTCTTCCACATCGAGATTGTTTGTCATTGTTCTTTAAATGTGCATTTAAAGAATATGAAGTAAAACAAAATCCAAATTTGACAACAATTGGGGAAGAAATAGTGAGAAAATGCAAAGGAGTTCCGCTAGCAGTCATAACTTTAGGGTCGTTGCTTTACTCTGTAACTGATGAACGTCAGTGGGAATTTATAAGAGATAGTGAGATATGGGAATTAAAGCAGAAGGAAAATGATATTTTGCCTGCTTTAAGATTGAGCTATGAACACTTGCCATCTTACTTAAAAAGATGCTTTGCATATTGTTCAATTTTTCCCAAGGATTATCAATTGGACGATATTGAATTGGTTTATTTGTGGATGGCAAATGGACTTGTTCAATCTTCCAATGAGAATCAAGAGTTAGAAGATGTTGGCTTTCGCTACTttaaagagttgtgttctaggTGTTTCTTCCAAGATTTTTCTGAATATTATGGTAATGTTAAGTGTAAAATGCATgatttaatacatgatctagcATTATCCATTACACAAAATGAATGCTCAATGTTTCTCGACAGCACTCAACAGATTGCCAAGAGTGTTCGACATGTATCTTTTCCCCATCCTGAATCACTTCCGAAAGATGTTCCTAAATCCTTACAAAACTTGGAAAGCATGCGGACCATTTGCTTTTTAAATGAAAGAAGAGAGAGAATAAGAAGTGAAATGTTCATTAAGACATGTTGCTCAAAATTTCAGTACTTGAGAGTCTTGGATTTGACTCGTTCAAGCTTTGAGGAGCTGCCAGCAAGTATAGGCAATTTCAAGCATTTGAAATATCTTAGTTTATGGATGAACTTTAACATCAAAAGACTCCCTAATTCAATATGTAAGTTACAAAGCTTGCAGACTCTAATTCTCTATCGATGTTGGAATCTTCGAGAGTTGCCCAAAGATATAAGGTATATGATTAACCTCAGATTTCTTTGGATAACTACGCCTCAAATGTATTTTCCAACGGGTGGAATAGGTTGCTTGAATTCTCTTCGATTTCTTTTCATCACTGAATGTTCCCATCTGGAATATTTGTTTGAAGACATGCAAGGTCTCAAAAACCTTCGAAAACTGGCCGTCTTGGATTGTGAAAGTTTGATCTCTTTGCCGCAAAGTATAAAATGCATAACAACATTAGATACTCTTTGTATTGATGGTTGTGAAAACCTGGAATTGAGAATGGAGGAAGGAGAAGAAACGCAATTCAGCCTCCAAAGATTAGAGTTAAGACGGTTGCCAAAAATTTTGGACTTTCCAGAATGGCTTATTCGAGGATCTACCAATAGTTTAAAAGTGTTGGAAGTTGAACAATGCAACAGCCTCAGAGAATTGCCAAATTGCCTACAGAACATGGCGTCACATCCAGAGATTCGAATCATAGATTGTCCGAAGCTAAACAATAATCCTTTACAAAAAGCAG AGGCTGGTTCAAGCACATCCCTGAGTTGA